TGGGCCAGCGCGGCGATATTCCCTTTGGTCGCTCGGTCGTTGGGCGCGGTGTACTTCGCGCCCACATAGGTCCGGTCGGATAAGCCGCAGACGAACAGGGTGCGGGTGGGTAACGACGCGACGAATTCGACGGCAGGCTGGTTGAGCAGCATGTCGGTGGCCGCCGCCGAGCTCTGCACCCAGCGCTCGAATTCGGGCGAACGTCCGATGGCCGTCCGCACCGCCACGAACGGGTCGATGAGTTGCGGATCCTTGTGTACGAAGTAATGCGCGATGTACTGCCTGATCTCATCGACGGTTGAAGACCGTTCGTCGTTGGCCCAAACGTCATGGCCCACCTGACGGGTCAGGCCGTGTCGGTAGTCCTCGAGTCCCATCGGGTTCTCCAGCACTAGCGCGGCCACCCGCTCGGGCAACGCCCGGGCCATCTGCATGGCCACCAGTCCGCCCGTCGAATGACCAACGACAACAACAGAATTCAGCTTGAGCGCATCCAGCAGCGAACGCAGATGTGCCACCAGCGATTCCGCGGTCAACGTCGAGGGCTTGGTGGACTTACCCCAGCCGACCAGGTCGGGAGCGATGGTCCGGTAACCCTGGTGGCGCAGCGCCGCGATGACGCCCTTCCAGTACGCACCGAAGAAGTTCTTCCCGTGCAGCAACAGCACGGTGCCCCGTGACTGCCCGTTCTCCGGCGCAATATCCATGTACGCCAACCGCGCCCGCTGTTCCCACTCCGGAGCCTGGCGATCGATCCATGCCGCCTGCGCGACGTGGGTGACGTCGAGATATTGCACCGGGTGCGGATAGGGATAACCCTCCAAGCCGATACCGAGAGTGTCACCCGAAGGCCAGGCAATCGCCGGTTCGGGCTCGCGTGAACCCGCCGCTGTGCTGTGACAGCTAGATGCAAGCAACCCTGCCGCGGCTACGCCCAGTGCACGACGCCGATCAACGATCACGATTCGATGATCGGCACCGCCGCGCCGGCGTGCAACTAGCGCTGGTCGGCGCCCTCCGAAGGACGAATCAGCCGTGCGGGGCCTCGGAAATCTTGCTATCCGGCTTGCCCACCGTCTGGCAGTAGGTCTGCGCCGACAGCCGCGTCGCGGAGATTTCGATGTTGCTCGGGTCGGCGCCGCTCTTGTCCTTCAGCATTTTGCTGACTTCGTCGTTTTGCTTCTTCTCGTCCTGGGTGGTGAAGTCTTTGCACTTGGTGTCGCCGCCGGTGTTGATCACTTTCGACGGAGAGCAGCCCGTGAACAGGAGGCCCGCTGCCGCAGCCGTTATCGCCAGCGCAGCGGATGTCTTGGACTTCACAGACTTCATCGTCGGCCTCCCAGCATCGGTGTGTTGCTATCTAATACACCGATGCATGCGGTTCCAAACACGGAGTCGGACTCCGACGCGGCATGTTTGCCAACGGCGTAGCACCGCCAAAAAATCGGCGCCGGCGTGTGCTGCACGCCGGCGCCGATCGAATGTTTACCTAGCTCGCTTCGGAGAGCCGCTGCTTGAGAGCCTCGAACTCGTCGCGGACGCCGGTCGGCAGCTTGTCGCCGACAAAGGCGAACCACTCCTCGATCAGCGGCAGTTCCTCCCGCCACTCGGCGGGGTTGACCGCCAACGCCTTGTTCACCACGTCGCCGTCGATGTCCAGGCCGTCCAAGTCCAGGTCCTCGGCGCTCGGCACGATTCCGATCGGGGTGTCCTGGCCGCCGGCCTTGTGCTCGATGCGGTCGACGATCCACTTCAACACCCGGCTGTTCTCGCCGAAGCCGGGCCACAAGAAGCCGCCCTCCTCGTCGCGACGGAACCAGTTGACGAAGAACACCTTTGGCAG
This Mycobacterium simiae DNA region includes the following protein-coding sequences:
- a CDS encoding alpha/beta fold hydrolase, with the translated sequence MQYLDVTHVAQAAWIDRQAPEWEQRARLAYMDIAPENGQSRGTVLLLHGKNFFGAYWKGVIAALRHQGYRTIAPDLVGWGKSTKPSTLTAESLVAHLRSLLDALKLNSVVVVGHSTGGLVAMQMARALPERVAALVLENPMGLEDYRHGLTRQVGHDVWANDERSSTVDEIRQYIAHYFVHKDPQLIDPFVAVRTAIGRSPEFERWVQSSAAATDMLLNQPAVEFVASLPTRTLFVCGLSDRTYVGAKYTAPNDRATKGNIAALAQGFAARMSAARFVGVPDTGHVPHLESPEAFLAAVLEFLR